A region from the Algoriphagus machipongonensis genome encodes:
- a CDS encoding orotidine 5'-phosphate decarboxylase / HUMPS family protein, whose product MKPIVQISLDLTNIDEALETAAMAMRAGVDWLEAGTPLILAEGLHGVKKLREAFPDVPIVADLKTMDGGYLEAEMMAKAGATHVVVMARAHAETIKCVVQAGRDFGAKVMGDNMVSEDMISGAKFLEDLGCDYVIHHIGYDERRGIAASGKRMPSPLDQLREVVAAVDVPVQAVGGLSLEQAIQCPQYGAPLVVLGAPLTIDADSFKTASGDLESSLRMICEAIHSQDTIPPLKA is encoded by the coding sequence ATGAAACCAATTGTACAGATCTCTTTAGATCTTACAAACATTGATGAAGCACTGGAAACAGCCGCTATGGCAATGAGAGCTGGTGTAGACTGGCTGGAAGCAGGAACTCCCCTAATTTTGGCCGAAGGCCTTCATGGCGTCAAAAAACTCCGTGAGGCTTTTCCGGATGTCCCCATTGTTGCCGACCTCAAAACGATGGATGGCGGTTATTTAGAAGCAGAGATGATGGCAAAAGCAGGTGCTACTCATGTAGTCGTGATGGCTAGAGCTCATGCGGAAACTATCAAATGCGTCGTGCAAGCTGGAAGAGATTTTGGAGCAAAAGTCATGGGAGATAATATGGTAAGTGAGGACATGATTTCAGGGGCGAAATTTTTAGAAGACCTAGGCTGTGATTATGTCATCCACCATATTGGATACGATGAAAGAAGAGGAATTGCAGCTTCCGGCAAAAGAATGCCAAGCCCTTTGGATCAACTCAGAGAAGTAGTTGCAGCAGTCGATGTGCCCGTTCAGGCTGTTGGTGGGCTAAGCTTAGAACAAGCCATCCAATGTCCCCAATATGGTGCGCCTCTAGTGGTTCTTGGAGCACCATTGACAATAGATGCAGACTCTTTTAAAACCGCTTCTGGTGACCTGGAAAGTTCACTTCGGATGATCTGCGAAGCCATTCACAGTCAAGACACCATTCCCCCATTAAAAGCCTAA
- a CDS encoding helix-turn-helix domain-containing protein, producing MSENPINRENFLSQATSIIVENASNEQFGVSELAEAMSMSRSNLLRKIKGATDLSASVFIRQIRLEIAMDLLKEGSQTVSEVSYQVGFGSASYFIKCFREHYGFPPGEVGKHEQTLPEQTLNTPPSSKKPRDRKISLPMILLVLFAITTVAFLTLYKWPASNTPSNQIEKSIAVLPFKNESSDSSNLYFVNGLMESTLNNLQKIKDLRVISRASVEKYRNSEKSLVEIAEELQVSYFVAGSGQKVGDQVLLNIQLIEATGDRQLWAEQYNRQVVDIFAIQNEVAFQIAEAIEAIVTPTELEQIEKQPTENLLAYDYYLQGLDPFLSRTTEGLIQAIGLFEKAIEQDPEFSLAYADIAISYYLLDMFQVDKQFTEQINSNADKALLFDSKSAESLCAKAFYYIQSNDLKLAQPYLEKALEYNPNSSLAIQMLADFYFRLVPDNEKYLEYALKGVQLQVGASDSTTQSYSYLQLANALISSGFIDEALTYVNKSLDFDSTNYYSPHLKAFILFAKDRNVKRTQQLLIKELKKDPSRLDISQDLAKLYYGEENYDSAYFYFAKVVKARNEGGLDIYHSEDVKIGDVYQKLGFEDEAEKLFKSFSEYCEQDQSIYKNLNLAMKYAHDGKLEESMDQLKLFANEENYLYWFLLIEDDPILQPLKSHPDFDKTIQKIKDQFWQKHKRIKENLIEEDLI from the coding sequence ATGTCAGAAAATCCTATCAACAGGGAGAATTTCCTAAGTCAAGCCACCTCCATCATTGTAGAAAATGCCTCCAATGAACAATTTGGAGTATCTGAGCTTGCAGAAGCGATGAGTATGAGTCGATCCAACTTGCTGCGAAAAATCAAAGGGGCTACGGATCTATCGGCAAGTGTTTTTATCCGTCAAATCAGACTGGAAATTGCCATGGACTTGTTAAAGGAAGGTTCGCAAACTGTTTCTGAGGTTTCTTACCAAGTGGGATTTGGGTCAGCTTCTTATTTCATCAAATGTTTTCGAGAGCACTATGGTTTTCCTCCAGGCGAGGTAGGGAAGCATGAGCAAACATTACCAGAGCAAACATTAAATACCCCACCATCATCAAAGAAGCCAAGAGATAGGAAAATTTCTCTCCCGATGATTTTGTTGGTCCTATTTGCAATCACAACAGTTGCCTTTTTAACACTATATAAATGGCCAGCAAGTAATACTCCGTCCAACCAAATTGAGAAGTCGATTGCTGTTTTGCCATTCAAAAATGAAAGTAGCGATTCCTCAAATCTCTATTTTGTCAATGGGCTGATGGAGTCAACTCTAAATAATCTACAGAAGATAAAAGACCTCCGAGTGATCAGCCGAGCCTCAGTTGAAAAGTATAGAAACAGCGAGAAAAGCCTAGTGGAAATAGCGGAAGAACTTCAGGTTTCTTATTTCGTGGCAGGCAGTGGTCAAAAGGTAGGTGATCAGGTTTTACTTAATATTCAATTAATTGAAGCCACGGGAGATCGGCAACTTTGGGCAGAACAATACAACCGACAGGTGGTGGATATATTTGCTATACAGAATGAAGTTGCTTTTCAAATTGCTGAAGCAATAGAAGCGATTGTCACACCTACCGAATTGGAACAAATTGAAAAGCAGCCCACTGAAAATCTTTTGGCTTATGATTATTACCTGCAAGGGCTTGATCCATTTCTTTCCCGGACAACAGAAGGATTGATTCAAGCCATTGGGCTATTCGAAAAAGCTATTGAGCAGGATCCTGAGTTTTCTTTGGCTTATGCGGATATTGCGATCTCTTATTATTTGCTTGACATGTTTCAAGTGGATAAGCAGTTTACAGAGCAGATCAATTCCAATGCTGATAAAGCCTTGCTATTTGACTCTAAATCTGCTGAAAGTCTATGTGCCAAGGCTTTTTATTACATCCAATCTAATGATCTAAAGCTTGCTCAGCCTTATTTAGAAAAGGCATTGGAATACAATCCCAACTCCTCTTTAGCGATTCAAATGCTTGCGGATTTTTATTTTCGATTGGTTCCGGATAATGAGAAATATTTGGAGTATGCCTTAAAAGGAGTACAGCTTCAGGTGGGCGCTTCTGATTCGACGACACAGAGTTATAGTTATTTGCAGTTGGCAAATGCATTGATTTCATCTGGCTTCATAGATGAAGCTTTAACTTATGTAAACAAGTCACTGGATTTCGATTCAACAAATTATTATTCTCCACATTTGAAAGCATTTATACTTTTTGCAAAAGATCGAAATGTAAAAAGAACCCAACAGCTTTTGATCAAGGAATTGAAAAAGGATCCTTCTCGTTTAGATATTTCGCAGGATTTAGCCAAGCTATATTATGGAGAGGAAAATTATGATTCTGCCTATTTCTATTTTGCAAAGGTGGTCAAAGCCAGAAATGAAGGTGGCCTGGATATTTATCACTCAGAGGATGTTAAGATTGGTGATGTTTACCAAAAGTTAGGTTTTGAAGATGAGGCAGAGAAATTATTCAAATCCTTCTCAGAATATTGTGAGCAAGATCAGTCTATCTACAAAAACTTAAATCTTGCTATGAAGTATGCGCATGATGGCAAGTTGGAGGAGTCCATGGATCAGCTCAAACTTTTCGCCAATGAGGAAAATTATCTCTATTGGTTTTTGCTCATAGAAGATGACCCTATTCTTCAACCATTGAAAAGTCATCCAGATTTTGATAAGACTATTCAAAAAATCAAAGACCAATTCTGGCAAAAGCATAAAAGGATCAAAGAAAACCTTATCGAGGAGGACTTGATTTAG
- a CDS encoding VOC family protein: protein MELGAFSVSLSVKDLEVSKKFYENLGFEKFGGNMEHNYLIMKNGNSLIGLFQGMFEGNILTFNPGWNENAENLENFKDVRDIQKHLKGKGIELISEVDENGSGPGSITLTDPDGNNILIDQHR, encoded by the coding sequence ATGGAACTAGGAGCATTTTCAGTAAGTCTAAGTGTCAAGGACTTAGAGGTATCAAAGAAATTTTATGAGAATTTAGGTTTTGAGAAATTTGGAGGAAACATGGAACATAATTACCTCATCATGAAAAATGGAAACTCGCTTATCGGCTTATTCCAAGGGATGTTTGAAGGAAATATTTTGACATTTAATCCGGGATGGAATGAAAATGCAGAGAATCTAGAGAATTTTAAGGATGTAAGGGATATCCAAAAGCATCTTAAAGGAAAGGGCATAGAATTGATTTCTGAAGTGGATGAAAACGGTTCTGGGCCAGGTAGCATTACACTTACAGATCCTGATGGGAACAATATCTTAATAGACCAGCATAGGTAA
- a CDS encoding sugar phosphate isomerase/epimerase family protein: MPKLAAFPKAFMHALCKDGSMKISEWIKLAAPLDIDGLEWYAGFLEMEDRKNWSLFRKMVEDEGMEIPMMCCSPDFTHRDKAFREKEIQKQKHWIEMTDELGGKYCRVLSGQFRPELSIDEGIKLAKDCIESCLPYAQSLGITLIIENHYKDDFWEYPEFAQKRSIFTQLVNSIHHPNFGVNYDPSNAFLAGEDPLDLLYDVSERIVTMHASDRFLKYGTIEDLRKEEGGAQGYAKRLSHGEIGQGMNDYDAIFTELRRVDFDSWISIEDGVDGMDQLARSVGFLKKKISQYWHP; this comes from the coding sequence ATGCCCAAACTAGCCGCTTTTCCTAAAGCATTTATGCATGCCTTGTGCAAAGATGGAAGCATGAAAATTTCTGAATGGATCAAACTAGCTGCCCCTCTCGACATTGACGGCTTAGAATGGTATGCGGGTTTTTTGGAGATGGAAGACAGAAAAAATTGGTCCCTCTTTCGAAAGATGGTGGAAGATGAAGGCATGGAAATCCCCATGATGTGCTGTTCTCCTGACTTTACTCATCGGGACAAAGCTTTCCGGGAGAAGGAAATTCAAAAACAAAAGCATTGGATAGAAATGACTGATGAGCTAGGAGGCAAGTATTGCAGGGTCCTTTCAGGCCAATTTAGACCGGAATTATCCATAGATGAAGGAATAAAATTGGCAAAGGATTGTATTGAATCCTGTCTCCCCTATGCTCAATCTTTGGGAATCACCTTAATTATTGAAAATCACTACAAAGATGATTTCTGGGAATACCCTGAATTTGCTCAAAAAAGAAGCATTTTCACTCAACTTGTCAATAGCATTCATCATCCTAATTTCGGGGTGAATTATGATCCGAGCAACGCTTTTTTGGCAGGTGAAGATCCTTTGGACTTACTTTATGATGTTTCTGAAAGAATTGTCACCATGCATGCCAGCGATAGATTTTTAAAATATGGCACCATTGAGGACTTACGAAAGGAAGAAGGAGGAGCTCAAGGTTATGCAAAGCGTTTGAGTCATGGAGAAATCGGACAGGGAATGAATGATTACGATGCCATTTTCACTGAGCTTCGAAGGGTGGACTTTGATTCCTGGATCAGCATTGAAGATGGGGTGGATGGTATGGACCAATTAGCGAGAAGCGTTGGTTTCTTGAAAAAGAAAATTTCACAATATTGGCATCCCTAA
- a CDS encoding acyltransferase family protein, with translation MDTQRRYDIDWLRVIAIGLLLIYHIAIVFQPWAMFLAFIKSDKAIESLWKPMTLLNVWRIPFLFYVSGMGVYFAIRRRNWKQLLLERSKRILIPFLFGMIAIVPLHFLLFQKHVGLPLSYVAHPAHLWFLGNIFLYVLILFPLFFYLKKTEGSSFQKGLERYMSHIFGPLSISALFILETTLVKPQVFEMYAMTWHGFFLGFLAFFFGFILVYSGKNFWQTVLKYRWIYLVLALGFYLIRWTVYDLASPGYLMAIESNCWIFSVFGFGFKYLNKPSKALNYLSQAAYPVYIIHMLVLYAGAMLILPLPIPVILKFLLLVVFTGIGCLGMYEIFIKRMKLLRPFFGLKGNLLSKRNPKLGEDKMKSLLYPSNVSIKNTHTSDSI, from the coding sequence ATGGACACTCAAAGAAGATATGATATAGATTGGCTTAGAGTGATAGCGATTGGGCTTCTACTGATCTACCACATCGCTATCGTTTTTCAACCATGGGCAATGTTTCTAGCTTTTATTAAAAGTGATAAGGCGATAGAAAGCCTGTGGAAGCCTATGACACTTCTTAACGTATGGCGAATTCCATTTCTATTTTACGTTTCTGGAATGGGAGTGTATTTTGCTATTCGTCGAAGAAACTGGAAGCAGTTGTTGCTAGAAAGGAGTAAAAGGATTTTAATCCCTTTTCTGTTTGGAATGATAGCGATAGTCCCTCTGCATTTTCTGCTATTCCAAAAACATGTTGGCCTACCTTTATCCTACGTAGCGCACCCTGCACATTTATGGTTCCTAGGCAATATTTTCTTGTATGTTTTGATCCTTTTCCCTCTCTTTTTTTACTTGAAAAAAACAGAAGGTAGTTCCTTTCAAAAAGGACTGGAAAGATATATGAGCCATATTTTTGGTCCCTTATCCATTTCAGCCCTTTTTATCCTGGAAACGACCCTTGTCAAACCACAGGTTTTCGAGATGTATGCAATGACCTGGCATGGGTTCTTCCTTGGGTTTTTGGCTTTCTTCTTTGGATTCATCTTGGTTTATAGTGGCAAAAATTTCTGGCAAACAGTGCTAAAGTATCGATGGATTTACTTGGTTTTGGCACTTGGTTTTTACCTGATTCGATGGACTGTGTATGACCTTGCTTCGCCCGGGTATCTTATGGCCATCGAATCGAATTGTTGGATCTTTTCAGTATTCGGATTTGGTTTCAAGTACTTGAACAAACCCAGTAAAGCATTAAATTATTTAAGCCAAGCTGCATATCCGGTTTACATAATCCACATGCTTGTTTTGTATGCAGGTGCCATGCTCATTTTACCATTACCGATTCCCGTTATATTGAAATTTCTACTATTGGTGGTATTTACAGGTATTGGCTGTTTGGGGATGTATGAAATATTTATCAAAAGGATGAAACTGCTTCGGCCATTTTTTGGACTTAAAGGAAACCTCCTGTCAAAAAGAAATCCGAAATTGGGTGAGGATAAAATGAAAAGTCTCCTTTATCCTTCTAACGTTTCAATAAAAAACACTCATACTTCCGACAGCATTTAA
- a CDS encoding ankyrin repeat domain-containing protein, with amino-acid sequence MKSFKFKSLVTLACLFAIIIITPACSQTKEKANNESNVEAPEMDLHTAVLSNNIEVVKQHIAAGTDLNTKEPFNGSTPLISAATFDKTDIAKALIEAGADLSIANNDGSTPLHSAAFFGRTEIVQMLIDAKADKTLKNNYGATPRETVMAPFADMKPIYEMMKQQLEPLGFQLDMEELQKSLPVVAMMLQ; translated from the coding sequence ATGAAATCATTCAAATTCAAATCACTCGTAACACTTGCCTGCTTATTCGCAATTATCATAATAACACCTGCGTGCAGCCAAACAAAAGAAAAAGCCAATAATGAATCCAATGTGGAAGCTCCGGAAATGGATCTTCATACCGCAGTATTAAGCAATAACATAGAGGTAGTCAAGCAACATATTGCAGCAGGAACAGACCTGAACACCAAAGAGCCTTTTAACGGGTCCACTCCTTTAATTTCTGCTGCCACTTTTGACAAAACTGATATTGCAAAGGCATTGATCGAAGCAGGCGCAGACCTTTCTATTGCAAATAATGATGGGTCAACTCCATTACACTCTGCCGCATTTTTTGGAAGAACCGAAATCGTCCAAATGCTCATTGACGCGAAGGCAGACAAAACTTTGAAAAACAATTATGGTGCAACACCTAGGGAAACCGTAATGGCTCCGTTCGCAGACATGAAACCAATTTATGAAATGATGAAGCAACAATTGGAGCCGCTAGGATTTCAATTGGACATGGAGGAGCTCCAAAAAAGCCTTCCTGTTGTTGCGATGATGCTTCAGTAA
- a CDS encoding SMP-30/gluconolactonase/LRE family protein, which translates to MKTYNYTSIPSQCFLAEGPYWHSDRQSFFWVDIENGNLFEHSPKSGDTNTINFPHRLTVVLEGKENELILGLDCKLAKYHLESKELTWIAEVEQEFPLHRFNDGKVDPKGRIWIGTLSTLFTESAGSLYRVGKDLKPVKQLDQLTISNGMAWTEDNQTFYFIDTPTREIKAFSFDLESGYIRFERIAVEIPEELGFPDGMCIDQEGMLWVAHYGGFGVIRWDPTTGEMIDKIELPVPHVTSCCFGGENLDTLLITTAQENLSEQQLLEYPMSGDVFMVKTNTRGFEANKYHY; encoded by the coding sequence TTGAAAACCTATAACTACACATCCATTCCCTCCCAGTGCTTTCTTGCTGAAGGCCCCTATTGGCATTCCGATCGACAAAGCTTTTTTTGGGTAGATATCGAAAACGGAAATCTCTTTGAACATTCCCCTAAATCTGGAGACACCAATACAATAAATTTCCCACACCGGCTCACGGTGGTTTTGGAAGGAAAAGAAAATGAATTGATTTTAGGCCTAGACTGCAAGCTGGCCAAGTATCACTTAGAATCAAAAGAACTGACTTGGATTGCTGAAGTAGAGCAGGAATTCCCTCTTCATCGTTTCAATGACGGAAAAGTCGACCCGAAAGGAAGAATTTGGATCGGGACTTTGAGTACCTTATTTACGGAAAGCGCCGGATCACTTTATAGAGTTGGCAAGGATTTGAAGCCGGTTAAGCAATTAGATCAATTGACCATTTCCAATGGAATGGCTTGGACAGAGGATAACCAAACATTTTATTTCATTGATACTCCAACTAGGGAGATCAAGGCATTTTCTTTTGATTTAGAAAGTGGATACATAAGATTTGAACGAATTGCTGTAGAGATTCCAGAAGAACTTGGATTCCCCGATGGCATGTGTATAGATCAGGAAGGCATGCTTTGGGTAGCACATTATGGAGGCTTCGGTGTCATACGATGGGACCCAACAACGGGTGAAATGATAGACAAAATCGAACTTCCTGTACCTCATGTGACATCCTGTTGTTTTGGTGGAGAGAATCTGGATACGCTTTTGATTACCACTGCACAGGAAAATTTAAGTGAGCAACAACTCTTAGAATACCCGATGAGCGGGGATGTGTTTATGGTAAAAACTAACACCAGAGGATTTGAAGCGAATAAATATCACTACTGA
- a CDS encoding zinc-binding dehydrogenase, producing MSSTKTPAVVNFAEDKFSVEIREIPIPEIGVDDILMEVANVGVCGSDLHQWTSDHSWPVNYPVVLGHEFGGKIAALGSGVKTWKIGDRVVSETAAIIDSENPMSKVGLYNLDPTRKGFGYGVNGAMTRFVRVPARCLHAVPAQLSFEEACLTEPCCVAYNAVVGNSSIQPGDRVIVIGPGTIGILCAAVAKLCGAEVAILGLEADKGRLEIAKKYGCETLVGNAENWARKRDGMGADLVIDAAGVSETLKIAMQLVRPNGQITKVGWGPKPCNFSLDPIIQKNVRLQGSFSHNWPIWERVIALLASGALDVKPIIGGVWPITDWKEAFTKMHHGEVVKSVLKPV from the coding sequence ATGTCAAGTACAAAAACCCCTGCTGTCGTCAACTTTGCAGAAGATAAATTCTCTGTGGAAATCAGAGAAATACCAATACCTGAAATTGGAGTAGATGATATTTTAATGGAAGTAGCCAATGTGGGCGTTTGTGGAAGCGACTTGCATCAGTGGACTTCTGACCATAGTTGGCCAGTAAACTATCCCGTCGTTCTCGGCCATGAATTTGGAGGGAAAATCGCTGCCCTAGGTTCGGGCGTAAAAACCTGGAAAATTGGAGACAGAGTTGTCAGTGAAACCGCGGCCATTATTGACTCAGAAAACCCCATGAGTAAAGTTGGGTTATATAATTTAGATCCTACCCGAAAAGGATTTGGTTATGGTGTAAATGGGGCAATGACCCGTTTCGTGAGAGTTCCGGCACGCTGCCTGCACGCAGTGCCAGCACAACTTTCATTCGAAGAAGCATGCTTAACGGAACCTTGCTGCGTCGCCTATAATGCTGTGGTAGGGAACTCCTCTATTCAACCGGGAGATCGTGTGATTGTAATTGGACCGGGCACCATCGGAATTTTATGTGCCGCTGTAGCAAAACTTTGCGGAGCAGAAGTCGCCATCTTGGGATTAGAAGCTGATAAAGGACGCTTGGAAATTGCCAAAAAATATGGATGCGAAACCTTAGTAGGAAATGCTGAAAATTGGGCAAGAAAAAGAGATGGAATGGGAGCCGATTTGGTCATCGATGCCGCTGGAGTCAGTGAAACATTGAAAATCGCCATGCAGCTCGTAAGGCCAAATGGTCAAATTACGAAAGTTGGCTGGGGACCTAAGCCTTGTAATTTTTCTTTAGATCCTATCATTCAAAAGAATGTACGCCTTCAAGGAAGCTTTAGCCATAACTGGCCTATTTGGGAGCGAGTGATTGCGCTCTTGGCAAGTGGGGCTTTAGATGTAAAACCTATTATCGGCGGAGTTTGGCCTATTACTGATTGGAAGGAAGCATTTACCAAAATGCATCATGGAGAGGTAGTCAAATCCGTTCTTAAACCAGTTTAA
- a CDS encoding PEGA domain-containing protein, which produces MMYKNLLTLIFFFLLSTSLSFSQKLQITANHSDAKFILLNDYDDSDKQELGMGAIEYKLEKDSRNRIKVTKPGYEPVIKEFNKSLKWDKEQYVSLDARRVEITAEPYDAEIYVDGRMIGSKSIYLIIQKDRFHTVEVKKPGFAPITKSYYNSSDRETPPARDYFQLKDRQVRLEVSPADANVTSNGISVGKGNQDINVPLDECVTVSVNKDGYVEYTKVFCNKPDTDPEPPVREKALLEDRLVKITTNPNDAVIELAGKRVGTGGYDLMVPKNGCVEVRISKEGYVRYVKNYCNQTNMQEPPVTDFVEMNIDEAYTSSVSSDLANVRITVPVNSAHSSEEAWRILSSIITRYFDILETVDYNTGYLTSSWQVQNFQSSIIRTRVIVSSGGNSDQLTYVIKLISQEAFLDGQNQVTVKDDEKFEDWARILKKYEGLIEEVQARLQQ; this is translated from the coding sequence ATGATGTATAAAAATTTACTCACTCTAATTTTCTTTTTCCTTCTTTCAACCAGTCTTTCCTTTTCTCAAAAACTACAAATCACCGCTAACCATTCCGATGCAAAATTCATTTTGCTAAATGATTATGATGATTCTGACAAACAAGAATTGGGAATGGGAGCTATCGAGTACAAACTTGAAAAAGATAGCAGGAACAGAATCAAAGTAACCAAGCCAGGATATGAACCTGTCATCAAGGAGTTCAACAAAAGCCTCAAGTGGGATAAAGAGCAATACGTCTCTTTGGATGCTCGAAGAGTAGAAATCACTGCAGAGCCCTATGATGCTGAAATCTATGTTGATGGTAGAATGATCGGCTCCAAATCCATTTACCTAATCATCCAAAAAGACCGCTTCCATACGGTAGAAGTTAAAAAGCCTGGATTTGCTCCAATCACAAAGAGTTATTACAATTCTTCAGATAGAGAGACACCACCAGCAAGAGATTATTTTCAATTAAAAGACAGACAGGTTCGTTTGGAAGTTAGTCCAGCAGATGCCAATGTTACTTCAAACGGGATCAGCGTCGGAAAAGGAAACCAAGACATCAATGTTCCCCTCGATGAATGTGTTACAGTTTCTGTAAACAAAGATGGTTACGTAGAGTACACCAAAGTTTTTTGTAACAAACCTGATACTGATCCAGAACCACCAGTGAGAGAAAAAGCACTTTTGGAAGATCGGTTAGTGAAAATCACCACCAACCCCAATGATGCAGTCATTGAACTCGCAGGGAAAAGAGTAGGTACAGGTGGATATGATCTGATGGTTCCTAAAAATGGATGTGTGGAAGTCCGAATCTCCAAAGAGGGATATGTTAGATATGTGAAAAACTACTGTAACCAAACAAACATGCAGGAGCCTCCGGTAACTGACTTTGTGGAGATGAATATTGATGAGGCTTATACATCCTCAGTTTCATCTGATCTAGCCAATGTGAGAATCACAGTACCTGTAAACTCTGCCCATAGCTCTGAAGAAGCTTGGAGAATTTTGAGCTCTATTATCACCAGATATTTCGATATTCTGGAAACGGTAGATTATAATACGGGTTATTTGACGAGCTCTTGGCAGGTTCAAAATTTCCAGTCAAGTATCATCCGAACAAGAGTTATCGTGAGTAGTGGAGGAAATTCGGATCAACTGACCTATGTCATCAAATTAATCAGTCAGGAAGCTTTCCTAGATGGCCAAAACCAAGTCACAGTAAAAGACGATGAGAAGTTTGAAGACTGGGCTAGAATCCTCAAAAAATACGAAGGCCTGATAGAAGAAGTGCAGGCAAGGTTACAGCAGTAA
- a CDS encoding serine hydrolase domain-containing protein — protein sequence MKNKTLLKKILIPSLVIIISSLFIPWGLLRVWLAPQQATVQEQVEKAIDYGLDGIIVYVDQAGRDPEFYAAGWKNRENQIPADPHALFKIASISKLYIALAATKLVAENRLSLDQTLTEYLPAVSNRIENSEEITLKMLLQHRSGIPNFTDQQEFPWDNLPKDNQSTLEYALDKPAYFPPNEKYSYSNTNYLLIGKILDQTLGYSHHQYIKEVILEPLGLHETYSLLSEVDLDKMTSGYVDGYEFDVMPNDYITPGGSMVATAEDVGTFLRALNDGTIFNGEEQKIYSSVYEYGHTGLLPGYQSIARYQSDIDAVVIQFVNTSGGKAWGIHESIFNKIMKIVKKR from the coding sequence ATGAAAAACAAGACGCTTTTAAAAAAAATACTAATCCCAAGTCTGGTCATTATTATTTCATCGCTATTCATCCCCTGGGGTTTGCTCAGAGTATGGCTAGCGCCTCAACAGGCCACAGTTCAAGAGCAAGTGGAAAAAGCGATAGATTATGGTTTAGATGGCATCATAGTCTATGTTGATCAAGCGGGTAGAGACCCTGAATTTTACGCTGCCGGGTGGAAAAATAGAGAGAATCAAATTCCTGCTGACCCACATGCTTTATTTAAAATTGCGAGCATCAGTAAATTATACATTGCTCTTGCTGCTACCAAGCTAGTAGCTGAAAATCGCTTGTCATTGGATCAAACCTTAACGGAATATTTGCCAGCGGTTTCAAATAGAATTGAAAATTCTGAGGAGATCACATTGAAAATGTTACTTCAGCATCGCTCTGGAATTCCAAACTTCACCGATCAACAAGAATTCCCTTGGGACAATTTACCCAAGGACAATCAAAGTACTTTGGAATATGCTTTGGACAAACCCGCCTATTTTCCTCCCAACGAAAAATATAGCTACTCAAATACCAACTATCTATTGATAGGTAAAATCCTGGATCAGACGCTTGGCTATAGCCATCATCAATACATTAAAGAGGTGATTTTAGAACCTTTGGGTCTACATGAAACCTACAGTCTGCTAAGTGAGGTGGATTTGGATAAAATGACGAGTGGCTATGTAGATGGGTATGAATTTGACGTGATGCCCAATGATTACATCACACCAGGTGGTTCCATGGTGGCTACCGCAGAAGATGTAGGCACTTTCCTCAGGGCATTAAATGATGGAACAATATTCAATGGAGAAGAGCAAAAAATCTATTCTTCAGTATATGAATATGGGCATACTGGCCTTCTCCCTGGTTACCAAAGCATTGCTAGGTATCAATCAGACATTGATGCTGTGGTGATTCAATTTGTCAACACAAGTGGAGGAAAGGCTTGGGGTATCCATGAGTCTATTTTCAATAAGATTATGAAGATTGTTAAAAAGAGGTAA